From a region of the Erythrobacter neustonensis genome:
- the glgA gene encoding glycogen synthase GlgA gives MTLRVLSVASEAAPLIKTGGLADVAGALPAALARQGVEVTTMLPGYPAVLAALGKTRALYKWPALLGTPARLLAGKIGDHDLLVLDAPALFDRAGGPYGDASGQDWDDNWRRFAAFSRAAADVARGAVKGRTFDLVHAHDWQAGLVPAYLRYSDDADAAPVPSIMTIHNMAFQGAFPPEIFPELGLAEAAWHVDGVEAYGQVGYLKAGMQLAYAITTVSPTYAGEIRSAEFGMGLEGIVQARSGCVHGILNGIDTADWNSANDPTLAATFSVSRLASRVRNKRALEREFGLAPGDGPLFIVVSRLTWQKGMDVLAGVLDHLVGIGGRLALLGSGDSEMEEAFLAAAARHPGRIGVRIGYDEALSHRLQAGGDAILIPSRFEPCGLTQLYGLAYGCVPVVSRTGGLADTVIDANPAALAAGVATGIQMNAVTDTMLAMAISRTANLYAQPAEWRRIQKNGMRADFSWGASGAAYAALYRQLTRTQG, from the coding sequence GTGACGCTGAGGGTTCTGTCGGTCGCGTCCGAGGCCGCGCCGCTGATCAAGACCGGCGGGCTGGCCGATGTCGCTGGCGCTTTGCCCGCGGCGCTGGCCCGGCAGGGGGTGGAAGTGACCACCATGCTTCCCGGCTACCCCGCGGTGCTGGCGGCCCTCGGTAAGACGCGTGCGCTTTACAAATGGCCCGCGTTGCTGGGCACCCCGGCGCGCCTTCTGGCCGGCAAAATTGGCGATCACGATTTGCTGGTGCTCGATGCGCCCGCGCTCTTCGATCGCGCGGGCGGGCCCTATGGTGACGCTTCGGGGCAGGACTGGGACGACAACTGGCGGCGCTTTGCCGCATTCTCGCGCGCCGCAGCGGATGTCGCGCGCGGCGCGGTGAAGGGGCGGACGTTCGATCTGGTCCATGCGCATGACTGGCAGGCCGGTCTGGTGCCTGCCTACCTGCGCTATTCCGACGATGCAGATGCCGCACCCGTGCCGAGCATCATGACGATCCATAACATGGCGTTTCAGGGTGCCTTTCCGCCCGAAATATTTCCCGAGCTCGGCCTTGCCGAGGCCGCCTGGCACGTCGACGGAGTCGAGGCCTATGGGCAGGTCGGCTATCTCAAGGCAGGCATGCAGCTGGCCTATGCGATCACCACCGTCAGCCCGACCTATGCCGGGGAAATCCGCTCGGCAGAATTCGGCATGGGGCTCGAAGGGATCGTGCAGGCGCGTTCGGGATGCGTCCATGGAATTCTGAACGGGATCGATACCGCCGACTGGAATTCGGCAAATGATCCCACGCTTGCAGCCACTTTCTCCGTATCCCGGCTGGCGTCGCGGGTGCGCAACAAACGCGCGCTGGAACGCGAATTCGGGCTGGCTCCGGGCGATGGCCCGCTGTTCATCGTCGTCAGCCGCCTGACTTGGCAAAAGGGCATGGATGTGCTCGCCGGCGTGCTCGATCATCTGGTGGGGATTGGCGGGCGGCTTGCGTTGCTGGGATCGGGTGACAGCGAGATGGAAGAGGCTTTCCTCGCCGCCGCCGCGCGCCACCCTGGGCGGATCGGGGTGCGGATCGGCTATGACGAGGCGCTCTCGCACCGTTTGCAGGCAGGCGGCGATGCGATCCTTATCCCCAGCCGGTTCGAGCCATGCGGGCTGACCCAGCTTTACGGACTGGCCTATGGCTGCGTACCGGTCGTGTCACGCACCGGCGGGCTTGCCGATACGGTGATCGATGCCAACCCTGCCGCACTCGCCGCAGGGGTCGCCACTGGCATCCAGATGAATGCCGTCACCGACACGATGCTGGCAATGGCGATCAGCCGCACAGCCAACCTCTATGCGCAGCCGGCAGAATGGAGACGCATCCAGAAAAACGGGATGCGCGCCGATTTTTCATGGGGCGCCAGCGGCGCTGCCTATGCCGCGCTCTACCGCCAATTGACCAGGACACAGGGATGA
- the glgX gene encoding glycogen debranching protein GlgX produces the protein MSADLGAIVSDGTTRFRVRAPRADQLDLCLFDSDDKETRIAMTRDDDGEHWVTELPEDLTGQRYGYRAKGEWAPDKGLWFDEAKLLVDPHATQLDRRFKADKSLTEHAADTAHIVPRAIVMREYEAFPKAPPAFTHGGLIYEVNVRLFTLEHPDVPENIRGTIAAMAHPAVMAHLKKIGVSAVEFMPIIAWMDEPHLGPLGLANHWGYNPVAMMALDPGLCPGGVPELRKTVEVLHAEGIGVLLDLVFNHTGEGDATGNVICLRGLDDTAYARSEDGVMLNDSGCGNTVDFGQEWIRELALDTMRHFVARCGIDGFRFDLAPIMARSPGFDPEAPIFAAIAQDEWLQDRVMIAEPWDIGPGGYQVGQFPDTWLEWNDRFRDDVRKFWKGEAGINVLATRLAGSSDLFGEQTRSINFLAAHDGFTLADTVAYNERHNEANGEDNRDGHSDNNSWNCGAEGPTDDPHVLACRAADLRALLGTLFASTGTIMLTAGDEFGRTQHGNNNAYCQDWPIDWSARDTGLEDHVAALAAERNRHLDKLTRFPEGGEWRSLGGDGLNPGEWEDPATPGFVYHPPEGSDYPVIRIDRAERKATLGG, from the coding sequence ATGAGCGCCGATCTCGGCGCCATCGTCAGCGATGGCACGACCCGCTTCCGTGTCCGCGCGCCGCGCGCCGACCAGCTCGACCTGTGCCTGTTCGATAGCGACGACAAGGAAACGCGCATCGCGATGACGCGCGACGATGATGGCGAGCACTGGGTCACCGAATTGCCCGAGGATCTGACCGGGCAACGCTATGGCTACCGCGCCAAGGGTGAATGGGCGCCGGACAAGGGGCTGTGGTTCGACGAGGCGAAACTGCTGGTCGATCCGCACGCAACGCAACTCGACCGCCGGTTCAAGGCCGACAAGTCGCTCACCGAACACGCCGCGGACACCGCGCACATCGTGCCGCGCGCGATCGTGATGCGCGAATACGAGGCCTTTCCAAAGGCCCCGCCCGCCTTTACGCATGGCGGCCTGATCTACGAGGTCAACGTCCGGCTGTTCACGCTCGAACATCCCGACGTGCCGGAAAATATCCGCGGCACGATCGCGGCGATGGCGCATCCGGCGGTGATGGCGCACCTCAAGAAGATCGGTGTCAGCGCGGTCGAATTCATGCCGATCATCGCCTGGATGGATGAACCGCACCTCGGGCCGCTCGGGCTTGCGAACCACTGGGGTTATAATCCGGTTGCAATGATGGCGCTCGATCCGGGCCTTTGCCCCGGCGGCGTTCCCGAGCTGCGCAAGACGGTCGAGGTCTTGCATGCCGAGGGGATCGGGGTCTTGCTCGATCTGGTTTTCAACCACACCGGGGAGGGCGACGCGACGGGGAATGTCATCTGCCTGCGCGGCCTCGACGATACCGCCTATGCGCGCAGCGAAGACGGCGTGATGCTGAACGATTCGGGATGCGGCAACACGGTCGATTTCGGTCAGGAATGGATCCGCGAACTTGCGCTCGACACGATGCGCCACTTCGTCGCGCGCTGCGGGATCGACGGTTTCCGCTTCGACCTTGCGCCGATCATGGCGCGCAGCCCCGGTTTCGATCCTGAAGCCCCGATCTTCGCCGCGATCGCGCAGGACGAGTGGTTGCAGGACCGAGTCATGATTGCCGAACCCTGGGACATTGGGCCGGGCGGTTACCAGGTGGGTCAGTTCCCTGACACGTGGCTCGAATGGAACGACCGGTTCCGCGACGATGTCCGCAAATTCTGGAAGGGCGAGGCGGGGATCAATGTGCTCGCGACCCGGCTTGCCGGATCGTCCGACCTGTTCGGCGAACAGACCCGCAGCATCAACTTCCTTGCCGCGCACGATGGGTTCACGCTGGCCGATACGGTGGCCTACAACGAGCGCCACAACGAGGCGAACGGCGAAGACAATCGCGACGGACACAGCGACAACAATTCGTGGAATTGCGGCGCCGAAGGGCCGACCGACGATCCGCACGTGCTTGCCTGCCGCGCGGCCGATCTGCGCGCCTTGCTGGGCACGCTCTTCGCCTCGACCGGCACGATCATGCTCACCGCGGGCGACGAATTCGGCCGCACCCAGCATGGCAACAACAACGCCTACTGTCAGGACTGGCCGATCGACTGGTCCGCGCGCGACACCGGGCTGGAGGATCACGTCGCCGCGCTTGCCGCTGAACGCAATCGCCACTTGGACAAGCTCACGCGCTTTCCGGAAGGCGGCGAATGGCGATCGCTCGGCGGCGATGGTCTCAATCCGGGCGAGTGGGAAGACCCTGCCACCCCGGGCTTTGTCTATCATCCGCCCGAGGGCTCGGATTACCCGGTGATCCGGATCGATCGCGCCGAACGCAAGGCGACTCTGGGCGGCTGA
- the glgB gene encoding 1,4-alpha-glucan branching protein GlgB: MRPPPEAIAALLDGSHADPFALLGTHAGPEGTFARAILHGAEQAEAFSLEGEHLGAMTRIDGPLFEGTLRGPPQPIRYSCRAGDSQWWVTDPYSFGPVLGPMDDFLIAEGTHYRLFDKLGAHVIDHEGASGVHFAVWAPNARSVTLVGDFNGWNGAAHMMRRRADIGVWEIFVPGIGEGAIYKYRIVGPDGTVQPLKADPFAFASELRPKTASIVACPVKREWGDDAHRAHWASVDPRREAISIYEVHPGSWQRDDNGWFLGWDELAARLIPYVLDMGFTHIEFMPVSEHPYDPSWGYQTTGLYAPSARFGDVEGFARFVDGAHRAGIGVLIDWVPAHFPVDDHGLARFDGTALYEHEDPRLGFHPDWNTAIYNFGRQEVRAFLVNNALFWAEKYHVDGLRVDAVASMLYRDYSRQPDEWIPNAEGGRENWEAVEFMQATNRALYGTHAGVMTIAEESTSWPGVSQPAYAEGPRAALGFGFKWNMGFMHDTLQYMARDPVHRKYHHHEITFGLVYAFTENFVLPLSHDEVVHGKGTILGKMSGDDWQQFANLRAYYAMMWGYPGKKLLFMGQEFAQRREWSESRALDWELLDAPAHRGVADLIRDLNRVYRETPALHARDCEAEGFEWLIADDADNSVFAWLRRAPGAAPVAVIANMTPNYHTGYRIPLPHDGTWAEIINSDAETYGGSAKGNLGKVSASGGAAHVLLPPLATIMLQFTG; encoded by the coding sequence GTGAGGCCGCCGCCCGAAGCCATCGCCGCGTTGCTCGATGGTTCGCACGCGGATCCTTTCGCGCTGCTGGGCACGCATGCAGGGCCGGAGGGCACCTTTGCCCGTGCGATCCTCCACGGCGCCGAACAGGCCGAGGCATTTTCGCTCGAAGGCGAGCACCTCGGCGCGATGACCCGGATCGACGGGCCACTGTTCGAAGGCACTTTGCGCGGTCCGCCGCAGCCGATCCGCTATTCCTGCCGCGCCGGTGACAGCCAGTGGTGGGTGACCGATCCCTATTCCTTTGGCCCCGTGCTGGGCCCGATGGACGATTTCTTGATCGCCGAAGGCACGCATTACCGCCTGTTCGACAAGCTCGGCGCGCATGTGATCGACCATGAAGGCGCGAGCGGCGTTCACTTTGCGGTGTGGGCGCCCAATGCACGATCCGTGACACTGGTGGGCGACTTCAACGGCTGGAACGGCGCCGCCCACATGATGCGCCGCCGCGCGGATATCGGGGTATGGGAAATCTTCGTCCCCGGCATCGGCGAAGGCGCGATCTACAAATACCGGATCGTCGGGCCGGATGGCACGGTACAGCCATTGAAGGCCGATCCCTTTGCCTTCGCCAGCGAACTGCGCCCAAAAACCGCCAGCATCGTCGCCTGCCCCGTCAAGCGCGAGTGGGGCGATGATGCGCACCGCGCGCACTGGGCTAGCGTCGATCCCCGGCGCGAGGCGATATCGATCTATGAAGTCCACCCCGGCTCGTGGCAGCGCGACGACAATGGCTGGTTTCTCGGCTGGGATGAATTGGCCGCGCGGCTGATCCCCTATGTGCTCGACATGGGCTTTACCCATATCGAATTCATGCCGGTCAGCGAACACCCCTATGATCCCAGCTGGGGCTACCAGACCACCGGGCTCTACGCTCCCTCGGCGCGCTTTGGCGATGTGGAGGGTTTCGCGCGTTTCGTCGACGGCGCGCACCGCGCCGGGATCGGCGTGCTGATCGACTGGGTGCCCGCGCACTTTCCGGTCGATGATCACGGGCTTGCCCGGTTCGATGGCACCGCGCTTTACGAACACGAAGACCCGCGGCTCGGCTTTCACCCCGACTGGAACACCGCGATCTACAATTTCGGGCGGCAGGAAGTGCGCGCATTCCTCGTCAACAACGCGCTGTTCTGGGCCGAGAAATATCATGTCGATGGCCTTCGCGTCGATGCGGTCGCCTCGATGCTTTACCGCGATTACTCGCGGCAGCCCGACGAATGGATCCCCAATGCCGAAGGCGGGCGCGAGAATTGGGAGGCGGTCGAATTCATGCAGGCCACCAACCGCGCGCTGTATGGCACGCATGCGGGCGTGATGACGATCGCCGAGGAATCGACCTCATGGCCCGGCGTCTCCCAGCCCGCCTATGCCGAAGGCCCGCGCGCCGCGCTGGGCTTCGGGTTCAAGTGGAACATGGGCTTCATGCACGACACGCTGCAATACATGGCGCGCGATCCGGTCCACCGCAAATACCACCACCACGAGATCACCTTCGGGCTGGTCTATGCCTTCACCGAAAACTTCGTCCTGCCTTTGAGCCATGACGAGGTGGTGCACGGGAAGGGCACGATCCTCGGCAAGATGAGCGGCGATGACTGGCAGCAATTCGCCAATCTGCGCGCTTATTACGCGATGATGTGGGGATACCCGGGCAAAAAGCTGCTCTTCATGGGCCAGGAATTCGCCCAGCGCCGTGAATGGAGTGAAAGCCGCGCGCTCGACTGGGAACTGCTCGACGCGCCGGCGCATCGTGGGGTTGCCGATCTGATCCGCGATCTCAACCGCGTCTACCGCGAAACGCCGGCGCTCCACGCGCGGGATTGCGAGGCGGAAGGGTTCGAATGGCTGATCGCGGACGATGCCGACAATTCGGTGTTCGCCTGGCTGCGGCGGGCACCCGGCGCGGCGCCGGTTGCAGTGATCGCCAACATGACGCCCAACTATCACACCGGCTACCGTATTCCTCTGCCGCATGACGGAACATGGGCCGAGATAATCAATTCGGATGCAGAGACTTATGGTGGCAGCGCGAAGGGCAATCTCGGGAAAGTGAGTGCAAGCGGCGGAGCGGCGCATGTCTTGCTGCCCCCGCTCGCCACGATCATGCTGCAATTCACAGGCTGA
- a CDS encoding glycogen/starch/alpha-glucan phosphorylase has product MTNSPQGKVQEFETRILDALHHRVGKNERAAKPHDWYNAAVLALRDDIIDKWFASTARTHEAAGKRVYYLSLEFLIGRLLRDALSNLGCNRVMEQALERHGLDLARLEELEPDAALGNGGLGRLAACFMESLASLDIPAFGYGIRYINGMFRQRIDEGWQVELPETWLAHGNPWEFERRESAYLIGFGGEVTSDQGAIRWAPAEQIEATAVDTPVVGWQGKRVNTLRLWTANALDPIQLAAFNAGDHAGALAGQVRADTLVRVLYPADSTAAGQELRLRQEFFFSSASIQDIVRRHVQYHGDIRTLPDKAAIQLNDTHPSVAVAELMRLLMDEHHLTFAESWDITRATIGYTNHTLLPEALESWPLPLFERMLPRHMQIIYAINANVLREARRAGLDDAAIAAISLIDEHGERRVRMANLAFVGAHSVNGVAALHTGLMKETVFADLHKLYPTRINNKTNGVTPRRWLHQSNPRLTGLVREAIGDGFIADAERLSDLAAMAGDAALGERVDEVKRANKVDLSNHLRELTGLRLDPDALFDVQIKRIHEYKRQLLNLIETVALYDQIRSHPERDWVPRVKIFGGKAAPTYHNAKLIIKLANDIARRINSDPSVGEVLKVVFVPNYNVSLAEKIIPAADLSEQISTAGMEASGTGNMKFAFNGALTIGTLDGANIEIMDRVGRDNIVIFGLTAEEVAATRAKGYNPREVIESSHELAQAVKCIADGVFSPDEPDRYRGLMDALMQSDWFMVAADFDAYAAAQRDVDARWQNRAGWRKSAIMNIANVGWFSSDRTISEYAREIWGVK; this is encoded by the coding sequence CGACCGCGCGCACCCATGAAGCGGCGGGCAAACGGGTCTATTACCTCAGCCTCGAATTCCTGATCGGGCGGCTGCTGCGCGATGCGCTGTCGAACCTCGGGTGCAACCGGGTGATGGAGCAGGCGCTCGAACGGCACGGGCTCGATCTTGCGCGGCTGGAGGAGCTTGAGCCTGACGCCGCGCTCGGCAATGGCGGGCTCGGGCGGCTCGCGGCGTGTTTCATGGAAAGCCTCGCCAGCCTCGACATTCCCGCCTTTGGTTATGGCATCCGTTACATCAACGGTATGTTCCGGCAGCGGATCGACGAAGGCTGGCAGGTGGAACTGCCCGAAACTTGGCTCGCGCATGGCAACCCGTGGGAGTTCGAGCGCCGCGAAAGCGCCTATCTGATCGGGTTCGGCGGCGAAGTGACCAGTGATCAAGGCGCGATCCGCTGGGCCCCGGCAGAACAGATCGAAGCAACCGCGGTCGATACTCCGGTGGTCGGCTGGCAGGGCAAGCGGGTCAACACGCTCAGGCTGTGGACCGCCAACGCGCTCGATCCAATCCAACTGGCAGCCTTCAACGCAGGCGATCACGCGGGCGCGCTGGCAGGGCAGGTGCGCGCCGATACGCTGGTGCGCGTGCTCTATCCGGCGGATTCGACCGCGGCGGGGCAGGAGTTGCGGCTGCGGCAGGAGTTCTTCTTCTCCTCGGCCAGCATTCAGGACATCGTGCGCCGCCACGTGCAATATCACGGCGACATCCGCACGCTGCCCGACAAGGCGGCGATCCAGCTTAACGACACGCACCCTTCGGTTGCTGTCGCCGAGCTGATGCGCTTGCTGATGGACGAGCATCACCTCACCTTCGCGGAAAGCTGGGATATCACCCGCGCCACGATCGGTTACACCAACCACACGTTGCTGCCCGAAGCGCTCGAAAGCTGGCCGCTGCCATTGTTCGAGCGGATGCTGCCGCGGCACATGCAGATCATCTACGCGATCAATGCCAACGTGCTGCGCGAAGCGCGCCGTGCAGGGCTCGACGATGCCGCGATCGCTGCGATCTCGCTGATCGACGAACATGGCGAGCGCCGCGTGCGGATGGCGAACCTTGCCTTTGTCGGCGCGCATTCGGTGAACGGGGTGGCGGCGCTGCACACCGGGCTGATGAAGGAGACGGTGTTTGCCGATCTCCACAAACTCTATCCCACGCGCATCAACAACAAGACCAATGGTGTCACCCCGCGCCGCTGGCTGCATCAGTCGAATCCACGCCTGACCGGACTTGTCCGCGAAGCGATCGGCGATGGTTTCATCGCCGATGCCGAGAGACTGTCTGATCTTGCGGCGATGGCGGGCGACGCAGCGCTGGGCGAGCGGGTGGACGAGGTCAAGCGCGCCAACAAGGTCGATCTGTCGAACCACTTGCGCGAGTTGACGGGCCTGCGCCTCGATCCCGACGCCCTGTTCGATGTGCAGATCAAGCGCATCCACGAATACAAGCGGCAGCTTCTCAACCTGATCGAGACGGTCGCGCTCTATGACCAAATCCGAAGTCATCCCGAACGCGACTGGGTGCCGCGGGTGAAGATCTTCGGCGGCAAGGCGGCGCCGACCTATCACAACGCCAAGCTGATCATCAAACTCGCCAATGATATCGCCCGGCGGATCAATTCCGACCCCAGCGTGGGCGAGGTGTTGAAGGTGGTGTTCGTTCCCAATTACAACGTCAGCCTTGCCGAGAAGATCATCCCGGCAGCAGACCTCAGCGAACAGATCTCGACCGCAGGCATGGAAGCGTCGGGCACGGGCAACATGAAGTTCGCCTTCAACGGCGCGCTGACCATCGGCACGCTCGACGGGGCGAATATCGAGATCATGGACCGTGTCGGGCGCGACAATATCGTGATCTTCGGGCTGACGGCGGAAGAAGTCGCCGCGACCCGCGCCAAGGGTTACAATCCGCGCGAGGTGATCGAAAGCAGCCATGAACTGGCGCAGGCGGTCAAATGCATCGCCGATGGCGTGTTCAGCCCGGACGAGCCCGATCGCTACCGCGGGCTGATGGACGCGCTGATGCAATCGGATTGGTTTATGGTCGCTGCCGATTTTGACGCCTATGCCGCCGCCCAGCGCGATGTCGATGCACGCTGGCAAAACCGCGCCGGCTGGCGCAAGTCGGCAATCATGAACATTGCCAATGTCGGATGGTTCTCCTCCGATCGCACGATTTCCGAATACGCCCGCGAGATCTGGGGCGTGAAGTGA
- the glgC gene encoding glucose-1-phosphate adenylyltransferase, which translates to MDKRTTGRPLARDAMAYVLAGGRGSRLMELTDRRAKPAVYFGGKSRIIDFALSNAINSGIRRIGVATQYKAHSLIRHMQRAWTFLRPERNESFDILPASQRVSENQWYEGTADAVFQNMDIIASLAPKYMVILAGDHIYKMDYELMLQQHVNSGADVTVGCLVVPRMEATGFGVMQVDGADTITAFVEKPADPPGIPGNEGMALASMGIYVFNTEFLFEQLRRDADDPTSKRDFGGDIIPYIVKHGKAVAHRFTNSCIRAAEEIEEYWRDVGTLDAYFEANLDLTDTVPKLNLYDRDWPIWTDAVVAAPAKFVHDEDGRRGFAVSSLVSGDCIVSGSEVVRSLLFTGVKLGSYSSAHEAVILPYCNIGRGARLRRVIIDSGVRIPEGMVIGEDPALDASRFRVSEKGVVLVTRDMMARLGL; encoded by the coding sequence ATGGACAAGAGGACGACGGGCAGGCCGCTGGCGCGCGATGCCATGGCCTATGTGCTGGCAGGCGGGCGCGGCAGCCGTTTGATGGAGCTGACCGACCGGCGAGCCAAGCCCGCGGTCTATTTCGGCGGCAAATCGCGGATCATCGATTTTGCGCTGTCGAACGCGATCAATTCGGGCATCCGCCGCATCGGGGTGGCGACACAGTACAAGGCGCATTCACTGATCCGCCACATGCAGCGCGCCTGGACGTTCCTGCGCCCCGAACGCAACGAAAGCTTCGATATCCTGCCCGCCAGCCAGCGCGTGTCGGAGAACCAGTGGTACGAAGGCACGGCCGATGCGGTGTTCCAGAACATGGACATCATCGCCAGCCTTGCACCCAAGTACATGGTTATCCTTGCGGGCGACCACATCTACAAGATGGATTACGAATTGATGCTGCAGCAGCACGTCAATTCGGGCGCGGATGTCACCGTTGGCTGTCTGGTCGTGCCGCGGATGGAAGCGACCGGCTTCGGCGTCATGCAGGTCGACGGCGCCGATACGATCACCGCCTTCGTCGAAAAGCCCGCCGACCCGCCCGGCATCCCCGGTAATGAAGGCATGGCGCTCGCTTCGATGGGCATCTACGTTTTCAACACCGAATTCCTGTTCGAACAATTGCGCCGCGATGCCGACGACCCCACCTCCAAACGCGATTTCGGCGGCGACATCATCCCCTATATCGTCAAGCACGGCAAAGCGGTGGCGCACCGGTTCACCAACAGCTGCATCCGCGCAGCCGAGGAGATCGAGGAATACTGGCGCGATGTGGGCACGCTCGATGCCTATTTCGAAGCCAACCTCGACCTCACCGACACCGTCCCCAAGCTGAACCTGTATGATCGCGATTGGCCGATCTGGACCGATGCGGTGGTCGCCGCACCGGCCAAGTTCGTGCACGACGAGGACGGCCGGCGCGGCTTTGCCGTCTCGTCTCTGGTGTCGGGCGATTGCATCGTCTCGGGTTCCGAAGTGGTGCGCAGCCTGCTGTTCACCGGGGTCAAACTGGGCAGCTATTCGAGCGCGCACGAAGCGGTGATCCTGCCCTATTGCAACATCGGGCGCGGCGCACGGCTGCGGCGGGTGATCATCGATTCGGGCGTGCGTATCCCCGAAGGCATGGTGATCGGCGAGGATCCCGCGCTCGATGCAAGCCGCTTCCGCGTGTCCGAAAAAGGCGTGGTGCTGGTCACCCGCGACATGATGGCGCGTCTGGGGCTGTGA
- a CDS encoding alpha-D-glucose phosphate-specific phosphoglucomutase, with amino-acid sequence MITTVAATPFSGQKPGTSGLRKKVRVFQQPGYAETFIQSVFDVAERGEGAALVIGGDGRFHNRAVIATAIRMAAANGYARVLVGQGGILSTPAASHVIRKYRASGGLILSASHNPGGPDEDFGIKYNIANGGPAPEAVTEAIYARTQAIDRWMIAEDGADIDLDRIGTSLIGDMIVDVIDPVADYADLMEQLFDFAAIREAVRGGLTMAFDAMHAVTGPYATEILERRLGFPTGTVHNGTPLEDFGGHHPDPNLVHARVLYDLMMSPDAPALGAASDGDGDRNLIIGKGIFITPSDSLAMLAANAHHAPAYAGGLKGIARSMPTSAAADRVAEALGIPAWETPTGWKFFGTLLDAGKATICGEESAGTGSDHVREKDGLWAVLLWLNILAATGKPVRQIAEEHWARFGRNYYARFDYENVDSAAAEAVVAALTAQLADLPGTAVGPLTVSMADSFAYTDPVDGAVSADQGLRIGFAGGSRFVVRLSGTGTQGATIRLYLERYEPLDGILDGDTLTMLTDIIDAAEKLARIAALTGRTAPDVVT; translated from the coding sequence ATGATCACGACAGTCGCCGCCACGCCTTTCAGCGGTCAGAAACCCGGCACATCGGGGCTGCGCAAGAAAGTTCGCGTGTTTCAGCAACCGGGCTATGCCGAAACCTTCATCCAGTCGGTGTTCGACGTTGCCGAGCGCGGTGAGGGTGCGGCGCTGGTGATCGGCGGCGACGGGCGGTTTCACAACCGCGCCGTGATTGCCACTGCGATCCGCATGGCTGCGGCCAATGGCTATGCCCGCGTGCTGGTGGGGCAGGGCGGCATCCTTTCGACCCCGGCCGCGAGCCATGTGATCCGCAAATACCGCGCGAGCGGCGGGCTGATCCTGTCGGCCAGCCACAATCCCGGCGGTCCGGACGAGGATTTCGGGATCAAGTACAACATCGCCAATGGCGGCCCCGCGCCCGAGGCGGTGACCGAGGCGATCTATGCCCGCACGCAAGCGATCGACCGGTGGATGATTGCCGAAGACGGCGCGGACATCGACCTCGACCGGATCGGCACGTCCCTCATCGGCGACATGATCGTCGACGTGATCGATCCTGTCGCGGACTATGCCGATCTGATGGAGCAGCTGTTCGATTTCGCCGCGATCCGGGAAGCCGTGCGCGGCGGGCTGACGATGGCGTTCGATGCGATGCACGCGGTCACCGGCCCCTATGCCACCGAAATCCTCGAACGCAGGCTCGGCTTCCCGACGGGCACGGTGCATAACGGCACCCCGCTCGAAGATTTCGGCGGGCATCACCCCGATCCCAATCTGGTCCATGCCCGCGTGCTTTACGATCTGATGATGTCGCCCGATGCGCCCGCGCTTGGCGCGGCATCGGACGGGGACGGCGACCGCAACCTGATCATCGGCAAGGGCATCTTCATTACCCCGTCGGATTCGCTCGCGATGCTGGCAGCCAATGCGCACCATGCCCCGGCCTATGCGGGCGGATTGAAGGGCATCGCGCGCTCCATGCCGACCAGCGCCGCAGCCGATCGCGTGGCTGAGGCTCTGGGCATTCCCGCATGGGAAACGCCGACGGGCTGGAAGTTCTTCGGCACGCTGCTCGACGCTGGAAAGGCGACGATCTGCGGCGAGGAAAGCGCGGGCACCGGGAGCGATCACGTGCGCGAGAAGGACGGGCTGTGGGCGGTGTTGCTGTGGCTCAACATCCTTGCGGCCACCGGAAAGCCCGTGCGCCAGATCGCCGAGGAGCACTGGGCGCGCTTCGGGCGCAACTACTATGCCCGGTTCGACTATGAAAACGTCGACAGTGCCGCGGCCGAAGCGGTCGTTGCCGCATTGACCGCGCAGCTTGCCGACCTGCCCGGGACGGCGGTCGGCCCGCTGACCGTCAGCATGGCCGACAGTTTCGCCTATACCGACCCGGTCGATGGCGCAGTGAGCGCGGACCAGGGCCTGCGCATCGGCTTTGCAGGGGGCAGCCGGTTTGTCGTGCGCTTGTCGGGCACGGGAACACAAGGCGCGACGATCCGCTTGTATCTCGAACGCTACGAGCCTCTCGATGGCATCCTCGACGGAGATACCCTGACCATGCTGACCGATATCATTGATGCGGCGGAAAAGCTTGCGCGCATCGCCGCGCTGACTGGCCGCACCGCGCCGGATGTCGTGACATGA